The following coding sequences lie in one Haematobia irritans isolate KBUSLIRL chromosome 3, ASM5000362v1, whole genome shotgun sequence genomic window:
- the LOC142228051 gene encoding uncharacterized protein LOC142228051 isoform X3 yields the protein MKMMRRHRKHVDVTQLLLLITFCTIFQYYGIVLCAAPAPLDYLAPPPLPASAAHPSQPTHFKPARPSNNLGTESRTVPLYALNNGQTVTKTPSDPGFISRVARWFGFANQEHIADQQTSAANANNHAAYHYPRPQQQGSGNKEPCNLCNKYPWVPMMHNSVHYPWDLTKLKQGQSAGYTRNQPANIPLPVAQLQHAASSVKQRAVQFNYPLLPPAAAASTAQGQYVGGGAPQYSSGPFIPMTIPNLNNLAQLPIYNAKPFRESNSLQPAQSPYRPSSPVTDLPLAQQQLPSTEAAHFNDGIASAQSELNLDSVIPTQIPPSTGDRDASFEIVKSHQLTDYVSSVEYPATFVQTQSFDITSSSTAVPTNHQPDLQPVISTGRYQYSTLSPYLSQHIPASQILTEPGNFVAESHYSPQQSTLPAEYYEQSTIQDSGHDQAFDNYDNYASASVQNSSIVGNVNYDTWTLETNNYEYATTTPEEYSNTDVETTTKSDPYHSTTKSEPYHTIPTEASNDNDVEFIASVQTSNQNNNGQQSTRLWPTKTRGRDTPKRLLDAPIQHISGNLGVPRPFTRDPSKLDLRVVAKNHKTLEEVSSQQSTQTLSPASPTPTSTYSSLDASGQFAGMSPPAMPTQAHKNHFIQFTTKIQPRPFEPTRNDLTTQASTKPGFSSWVKAQNADLHTPAETMLVNVKSALNSQTPSKSRTNAKYLTKILASNLRELLQKEHASSPKLKNSPNALSIDLHALQKNIDDWTEQEYTSLSHRPSTPTILGRSKHIPKEFLPSTTITSTSSAIVKPQRQSKTTKGFLDASELPASVNSLEPLYERASTKRFQYTAINDNHIQDIYDSQEMIKYTTTTPQTPISVTPTTSSSTTTTTTTGRPLYHIDMIDQEPEELWRKAKVSISPKTKEKVYVVTPQPVFFPQRQIPATSTTERPFDGLGTNEGSPRHKFDSSQEHYSSSSFFIPDQLGLRGLSAYVPSQPVEIIDGNSKVLKIVKSPKNLETTTSPQNIMDLTKEKFVNSKKKTKIEPSPR from the exons aTGCGACGACATCGGAAGCATGTGGACGTTACGCAATTGCTGCTATTAATAACGTTCTgcacaatatttcaatattatgGAATAGTGTTATGTGCAGCTCCCGCTCCTTTGGACTATTTAGCTCCGCCCCCATTACCCGCCTCGGCCGCACACCCATCTCAACCCACACACTTTAAACCAGCGAGACCTTCGAATAACCTCGGCACTGAAAGTCGGACTGTTCCCTTATATGCACTAAATAATGGGCAAACAGTAACGAAAACTCCAAGTGATCCGGGATTTATAAGCCGAGTGGCACGTTGGTTTGGATTCGCCAATCAGGAGCATATAGCAGATCAACAAACGAGTGCAGCAAATGCCAATAATCATGCCGCCTACCATTATCCAAGGCCACAACAGCAGGGCTCAGGTAATAAGGAACCTTGTAATCTCTGTAACAAATACCCTTGGGTACCAATGATGCACAATAGTGTGCATTACCCATGGGATCTAACGAAATTGAAACAAGGACAATCGGCAGGATATACGCGAAACCAACCAGCAAACATTCCACTCCCAGTAGCACAATTGCAACATGCTGCATCGAGTGTTAAACAAAGGGCAGTACAATTTAATTATCCCTTGTTGCCACCAGCTGCAGCTGCATCAACGGCTCAGGGTCAGTATGTAGGTGGAGGTGCTCCACAGTACTCATCAGGACCTTTTATACCCATGACAATaccaaatttgaataatttggccCAACTGCCCATATATAATGCGAAACCCTTCAGGGAATCAAACTCTTTGCAGCCTGCCCAATCACCATACCGGCCATCAAGTCCAGTGACGGACTTACCACTAGCTCAACAGCAACTTCCATCTACAGAGGCAGCACATTTCAACGATGGTATCGCTTCGGCTCAATCAGAATTGAATCTCGATTCGGTTATACCCACACAAATACCCCCCTCTACTGGGGACAGAGATGCCAGTTTTGAGATAGTAAAAAGTCACCAACTTACTGATTACGTATCCTCTGTTGAATATCCTGCCACATTTGTTCAGACACAATCATTTGATATTACTTCCTCGAGCACCGCAGTTCCTACGAATCATCAACCGGACCTTCAACCAGTTATAAGCACCGGTCGTTATCAGTACTCCACATTGAGTCCGTATTTAAGTCAACATATCCCGGCTTCACAGATTCTAACAGAACCGGGAAATTTTGTTGCCGAAAGTCATTATTCGCCACAGCAGTCAACGCTGCCGGCTGAGTATTATGAACAGAGCACAATACAGGACAGTGGACACGATCAGGCCTTCGACAACTATGACAACTATGCGTCAGCTTCAGTTCAGAACTCATCCATTGTGGGTAATGTCAATTATGATACATGGACTTTGGAAACCAATAACTACGAATATGCGACCACAACACCAGAAGAGTATTCCAATACGGATGTGGAAACCACAACAAAATCGGATCCATACCATTCCACAACAAAATCGGAACCATACCATACCATACCAACGGAAGCGTCGAACGATAATGATGTCGAATTTATTGCATCGGTACAAACAAGCAACCAAAACAATAATGGCCAACAATCAACCAGACTTTGGCCTACAAAGACACGTGGAAGAGATACCCCCAAGCGACTGTTGGATGCTCCAATACAACATATAAGTGGAAACTTAGGTGTACCCAGACCGTTCACACGAGATCCCTCAAAACTGGATTTACGGGTGGTAGCGAAAAACCACAAAACCCTTGAAGAAGTATCATCGCAACAGTCCACGCAGACGCTATCGCCTGCGTCTCCAACACCAACATCGACATACAGTTCTTTGGATGCTAGCGGACAATTCGCAGGAATGTCCCCACCAGCAATGCCCACACAGGCACACAAAAACCACTTCATACAGTTCACCACTAAAATCCAACCTCGTCCTTTCGAGCCAACTCGCAATGATTTGACCACTCAAGCATCCACAAAACCTGGTTTCTCATCCTGGGTTAAAGCTCAAAATGCAGATTTGCATACGCCAGCTGAGACAATGTTGGTGAATGTGAAATCTGCCCTTAATTCTCAGACTCCATCGAAGTCGCGTACAAAtgcaaaatatttaacaaaaatactGGCATCGAATTTAAGAGAACTTTTGCAGAAAGAGCACGCTTCTTCGCCAAAGCTAAAGAACAGTCCAAATGCGTTGAGCATAGATCTACATGCCTTGCAAAAGAACATTGATGATTGGACAGAGCAGGAATATACCTCATTATCACATCGCCCTAGCACACCTACAATATTGGGCAGATCCAAGCATATACCAAAGGAATTTCTGCCATCAACAACCATTACCAGTACCAGCTCGGCAATAGTGAAGCCTCAAAGGCAATCGAAAACCACCAAGGGATTTCTAGATGCTTCCGAGCTACCGGCGTCCGTAAATAGCCTAGAACCATTGTACGAAAGAGCAAGTACGAAACGTTTCCAATACACAGCCATAAACGACAACCATATTCAGGACATCTATGACAGCCAGGAAATGATCAAGTATACAACAACTACTCCCCAAACTCCTATAAGTGTCACTCCAACGACCTCGAGCTCTACCACGACGACAACGACGACTGGTCGTCCCTTATATCACATAGATATGATTGATCAAGAACCTGAGGAACTTTGGCGAAAGGCCAAAGTATCCATATCGCCCAAAACAAAGGAGAAAGTTTATGTGGTAACACCACAGCCCGTTTTCTTCCCCCAAAGACAGATTCCAGCAACATCTACTACGGAACGACCATTCGATGGATTAG gtACCAACGAAGGCAGCCCGAGGCACAAGTTTGATTCATCCCAAGAGCATTACAGCAGTAGTTCCTTCTTTATTCCCGATCAGCTCGGTTTGAGAGGTCTGTCGGCGTATGTTCCCTCGCAACCGGTTGAAATCATCGATGGCAATTCCAAA GTTCTGAAGATTGTGAAATCACCAAAAAATCTGGAAACAACCACCTCGCCTCAGAATATAATGGATCTAACcaaggaaaaatttgtcaactccAAGAAAAAGACTAAAATTGAACCCTCGCCTAGATAA
- the LOC142228051 gene encoding uncharacterized protein LOC142228051 isoform X1 — protein sequence MKMMRRHRKHVDVTQLLLLITFCTIFQYYGIVLCAAPAPLDYLAPPPLPASAAHPSQPTHFKPARPSNNLGTESRTVPLYALNNGQTVTKTPSDPGFISRVARWFGFANQEHIADQQTSAANANNHAAYHYPRPQQQGSGNKEPCNLCNKYPWVPMMHNSVHYPWDLTKLKQGQSAGYTRNQPANIPLPVAQLQHAASSVKQRAVQFNYPLLPPAAAASTAQGQYVGGGAPQYSSGPFIPMTIPNLNNLAQLPIYNAKPFRESNSLQPAQSPYRPSSPVTDLPLAQQQLPSTEAAHFNDGIASAQSELNLDSVIPTQIPPSTGDRDASFEIVKSHQLTDYVSSVEYPATFVQTQSFDITSSSTAVPTNHQPDLQPVISTGRYQYSTLSPYLSQHIPASQILTEPGNFVAESHYSPQQSTLPAEYYEQSTIQDSGHDQAFDNYDNYASASVQNSSIVGNVNYDTWTLETNNYEYATTTPEEYSNTDVETTTKSDPYHSTTKSEPYHTIPTEASNDNDVEFIASVQTSNQNNNGQQSTRLWPTKTRGRDTPKRLLDAPIQHISGNLGVPRPFTRDPSKLDLRVVAKNHKTLEEVSSQQSTQTLSPASPTPTSTYSSLDASGQFAGMSPPAMPTQAHKNHFIQFTTKIQPRPFEPTRNDLTTQASTKPGFSSWVKAQNADLHTPAETMLVNVKSALNSQTPSKSRTNAKYLTKILASNLRELLQKEHASSPKLKNSPNALSIDLHALQKNIDDWTEQEYTSLSHRPSTPTILGRSKHIPKEFLPSTTITSTSSAIVKPQRQSKTTKGFLDASELPASVNSLEPLYERASTKRFQYTAINDNHIQDIYDSQEMIKYTTTTPQTPISVTPTTSSSTTTTTTTGRPLYHIDMIDQEPEELWRKAKVSISPKTKEKVYVVTPQPVFFPQRQIPATSTTERPFDGLGSAFKSPRFLVRPTPGNVTASNLLKILGTNEGSPRHKFDSSQEHYSSSSFFIPDQLGLRGLSAYVPSQPVEIIDGNSKVLKIVKSPKNLETTTSPQNIMDLTKEKFVNSKKKTKIEPSPR from the exons aTGCGACGACATCGGAAGCATGTGGACGTTACGCAATTGCTGCTATTAATAACGTTCTgcacaatatttcaatattatgGAATAGTGTTATGTGCAGCTCCCGCTCCTTTGGACTATTTAGCTCCGCCCCCATTACCCGCCTCGGCCGCACACCCATCTCAACCCACACACTTTAAACCAGCGAGACCTTCGAATAACCTCGGCACTGAAAGTCGGACTGTTCCCTTATATGCACTAAATAATGGGCAAACAGTAACGAAAACTCCAAGTGATCCGGGATTTATAAGCCGAGTGGCACGTTGGTTTGGATTCGCCAATCAGGAGCATATAGCAGATCAACAAACGAGTGCAGCAAATGCCAATAATCATGCCGCCTACCATTATCCAAGGCCACAACAGCAGGGCTCAGGTAATAAGGAACCTTGTAATCTCTGTAACAAATACCCTTGGGTACCAATGATGCACAATAGTGTGCATTACCCATGGGATCTAACGAAATTGAAACAAGGACAATCGGCAGGATATACGCGAAACCAACCAGCAAACATTCCACTCCCAGTAGCACAATTGCAACATGCTGCATCGAGTGTTAAACAAAGGGCAGTACAATTTAATTATCCCTTGTTGCCACCAGCTGCAGCTGCATCAACGGCTCAGGGTCAGTATGTAGGTGGAGGTGCTCCACAGTACTCATCAGGACCTTTTATACCCATGACAATaccaaatttgaataatttggccCAACTGCCCATATATAATGCGAAACCCTTCAGGGAATCAAACTCTTTGCAGCCTGCCCAATCACCATACCGGCCATCAAGTCCAGTGACGGACTTACCACTAGCTCAACAGCAACTTCCATCTACAGAGGCAGCACATTTCAACGATGGTATCGCTTCGGCTCAATCAGAATTGAATCTCGATTCGGTTATACCCACACAAATACCCCCCTCTACTGGGGACAGAGATGCCAGTTTTGAGATAGTAAAAAGTCACCAACTTACTGATTACGTATCCTCTGTTGAATATCCTGCCACATTTGTTCAGACACAATCATTTGATATTACTTCCTCGAGCACCGCAGTTCCTACGAATCATCAACCGGACCTTCAACCAGTTATAAGCACCGGTCGTTATCAGTACTCCACATTGAGTCCGTATTTAAGTCAACATATCCCGGCTTCACAGATTCTAACAGAACCGGGAAATTTTGTTGCCGAAAGTCATTATTCGCCACAGCAGTCAACGCTGCCGGCTGAGTATTATGAACAGAGCACAATACAGGACAGTGGACACGATCAGGCCTTCGACAACTATGACAACTATGCGTCAGCTTCAGTTCAGAACTCATCCATTGTGGGTAATGTCAATTATGATACATGGACTTTGGAAACCAATAACTACGAATATGCGACCACAACACCAGAAGAGTATTCCAATACGGATGTGGAAACCACAACAAAATCGGATCCATACCATTCCACAACAAAATCGGAACCATACCATACCATACCAACGGAAGCGTCGAACGATAATGATGTCGAATTTATTGCATCGGTACAAACAAGCAACCAAAACAATAATGGCCAACAATCAACCAGACTTTGGCCTACAAAGACACGTGGAAGAGATACCCCCAAGCGACTGTTGGATGCTCCAATACAACATATAAGTGGAAACTTAGGTGTACCCAGACCGTTCACACGAGATCCCTCAAAACTGGATTTACGGGTGGTAGCGAAAAACCACAAAACCCTTGAAGAAGTATCATCGCAACAGTCCACGCAGACGCTATCGCCTGCGTCTCCAACACCAACATCGACATACAGTTCTTTGGATGCTAGCGGACAATTCGCAGGAATGTCCCCACCAGCAATGCCCACACAGGCACACAAAAACCACTTCATACAGTTCACCACTAAAATCCAACCTCGTCCTTTCGAGCCAACTCGCAATGATTTGACCACTCAAGCATCCACAAAACCTGGTTTCTCATCCTGGGTTAAAGCTCAAAATGCAGATTTGCATACGCCAGCTGAGACAATGTTGGTGAATGTGAAATCTGCCCTTAATTCTCAGACTCCATCGAAGTCGCGTACAAAtgcaaaatatttaacaaaaatactGGCATCGAATTTAAGAGAACTTTTGCAGAAAGAGCACGCTTCTTCGCCAAAGCTAAAGAACAGTCCAAATGCGTTGAGCATAGATCTACATGCCTTGCAAAAGAACATTGATGATTGGACAGAGCAGGAATATACCTCATTATCACATCGCCCTAGCACACCTACAATATTGGGCAGATCCAAGCATATACCAAAGGAATTTCTGCCATCAACAACCATTACCAGTACCAGCTCGGCAATAGTGAAGCCTCAAAGGCAATCGAAAACCACCAAGGGATTTCTAGATGCTTCCGAGCTACCGGCGTCCGTAAATAGCCTAGAACCATTGTACGAAAGAGCAAGTACGAAACGTTTCCAATACACAGCCATAAACGACAACCATATTCAGGACATCTATGACAGCCAGGAAATGATCAAGTATACAACAACTACTCCCCAAACTCCTATAAGTGTCACTCCAACGACCTCGAGCTCTACCACGACGACAACGACGACTGGTCGTCCCTTATATCACATAGATATGATTGATCAAGAACCTGAGGAACTTTGGCGAAAGGCCAAAGTATCCATATCGCCCAAAACAAAGGAGAAAGTTTATGTGGTAACACCACAGCCCGTTTTCTTCCCCCAAAGACAGATTCCAGCAACATCTACTACGGAACGACCATTCGATGGATTAGGTAGTGCTTTTAAATCACCCAGGTTTTTAGTTAGACCTACTCCCGGAAATG TTACAGCCagtaatcttttgaaaattttaggtACCAACGAAGGCAGCCCGAGGCACAAGTTTGATTCATCCCAAGAGCATTACAGCAGTAGTTCCTTCTTTATTCCCGATCAGCTCGGTTTGAGAGGTCTGTCGGCGTATGTTCCCTCGCAACCGGTTGAAATCATCGATGGCAATTCCAAA GTTCTGAAGATTGTGAAATCACCAAAAAATCTGGAAACAACCACCTCGCCTCAGAATATAATGGATCTAACcaaggaaaaatttgtcaactccAAGAAAAAGACTAAAATTGAACCCTCGCCTAGATAA
- the LOC142228051 gene encoding uncharacterized protein LOC142228051 isoform X2 codes for MKMMRRHRKHVDVTQLLLLITFCTIFQYYGIVLCAAPAPLDYLAPPPLPASAAHPSQPTHFKPARPSNNLGTESRTVPLYALNNGQTVTKTPSDPGFISRVARWFGFANQEHIADQQTSAANANNHAAYHYPRPQQQGSGNKEPCNLCNKYPWVPMMHNSVHYPWDLTKLKQGQSAGYTRNQPANIPLPVAQLQHAASSVKQRAVQFNYPLLPPAAAASTAQGQYVGGGAPQYSSGPFIPMTIPNLNNLAQLPIYNAKPFRESNSLQPAQSPYRPSSPVTDLPLAQQQLPSTEAAHFNDGIASAQSELNLDSVIPTQIPPSTGDRDASFEIVKSHQLTDYVSSVEYPATFVQTQSFDITSSSTAVPTNHQPDLQPVISTGRYQYSTLSPYLSQHIPASQILTEPGNFVAESHYSPQQSTLPAEYYEQSTIQDSGHDQAFDNYDNYASASVQNSSIVGNVNYDTWTLETNNYEYATTTPEEYSNTDVETTTKSDPYHSTTKSEPYHTIPTEASNDNDVEFIASVQTSNQNNNGQQSTRLWPTKTRGRDTPKRLLDAPIQHISGNLGVPRPFTRDPSKLDLRVVAKNHKTLEEVSSQQSTQTLSPASPTPTSTYSSLDASGQFAGMSPPAMPTQAHKNHFIQFTTKIQPRPFEPTRNDLTTQASTKPGFSSWVKAQNADLHTPAETMLVNVKSALNSQTPSKSRTNAKYLTKILASNLRELLQKEHASSPKLKNSPNALSIDLHALQKNIDDWTEQEYTSLSHRPSTPTILGRSKHIPKEFLPSTTITSTSSAIVKPQRQSKTTKGFLDASELPASVNSLEPLYERASTKRFQYTAINDNHIQDIYDSQEMIKYTTTTPQTPISVTPTTSSSTTTTTTTGRPLYHIDMIDQEPEELWRKAKVSISPKTKEKVYVVTPQPVFFPQRQIPATSTTERPFDGLGSAFKSPRFLVRPTPGNGTNEGSPRHKFDSSQEHYSSSSFFIPDQLGLRGLSAYVPSQPVEIIDGNSKVLKIVKSPKNLETTTSPQNIMDLTKEKFVNSKKKTKIEPSPR; via the exons aTGCGACGACATCGGAAGCATGTGGACGTTACGCAATTGCTGCTATTAATAACGTTCTgcacaatatttcaatattatgGAATAGTGTTATGTGCAGCTCCCGCTCCTTTGGACTATTTAGCTCCGCCCCCATTACCCGCCTCGGCCGCACACCCATCTCAACCCACACACTTTAAACCAGCGAGACCTTCGAATAACCTCGGCACTGAAAGTCGGACTGTTCCCTTATATGCACTAAATAATGGGCAAACAGTAACGAAAACTCCAAGTGATCCGGGATTTATAAGCCGAGTGGCACGTTGGTTTGGATTCGCCAATCAGGAGCATATAGCAGATCAACAAACGAGTGCAGCAAATGCCAATAATCATGCCGCCTACCATTATCCAAGGCCACAACAGCAGGGCTCAGGTAATAAGGAACCTTGTAATCTCTGTAACAAATACCCTTGGGTACCAATGATGCACAATAGTGTGCATTACCCATGGGATCTAACGAAATTGAAACAAGGACAATCGGCAGGATATACGCGAAACCAACCAGCAAACATTCCACTCCCAGTAGCACAATTGCAACATGCTGCATCGAGTGTTAAACAAAGGGCAGTACAATTTAATTATCCCTTGTTGCCACCAGCTGCAGCTGCATCAACGGCTCAGGGTCAGTATGTAGGTGGAGGTGCTCCACAGTACTCATCAGGACCTTTTATACCCATGACAATaccaaatttgaataatttggccCAACTGCCCATATATAATGCGAAACCCTTCAGGGAATCAAACTCTTTGCAGCCTGCCCAATCACCATACCGGCCATCAAGTCCAGTGACGGACTTACCACTAGCTCAACAGCAACTTCCATCTACAGAGGCAGCACATTTCAACGATGGTATCGCTTCGGCTCAATCAGAATTGAATCTCGATTCGGTTATACCCACACAAATACCCCCCTCTACTGGGGACAGAGATGCCAGTTTTGAGATAGTAAAAAGTCACCAACTTACTGATTACGTATCCTCTGTTGAATATCCTGCCACATTTGTTCAGACACAATCATTTGATATTACTTCCTCGAGCACCGCAGTTCCTACGAATCATCAACCGGACCTTCAACCAGTTATAAGCACCGGTCGTTATCAGTACTCCACATTGAGTCCGTATTTAAGTCAACATATCCCGGCTTCACAGATTCTAACAGAACCGGGAAATTTTGTTGCCGAAAGTCATTATTCGCCACAGCAGTCAACGCTGCCGGCTGAGTATTATGAACAGAGCACAATACAGGACAGTGGACACGATCAGGCCTTCGACAACTATGACAACTATGCGTCAGCTTCAGTTCAGAACTCATCCATTGTGGGTAATGTCAATTATGATACATGGACTTTGGAAACCAATAACTACGAATATGCGACCACAACACCAGAAGAGTATTCCAATACGGATGTGGAAACCACAACAAAATCGGATCCATACCATTCCACAACAAAATCGGAACCATACCATACCATACCAACGGAAGCGTCGAACGATAATGATGTCGAATTTATTGCATCGGTACAAACAAGCAACCAAAACAATAATGGCCAACAATCAACCAGACTTTGGCCTACAAAGACACGTGGAAGAGATACCCCCAAGCGACTGTTGGATGCTCCAATACAACATATAAGTGGAAACTTAGGTGTACCCAGACCGTTCACACGAGATCCCTCAAAACTGGATTTACGGGTGGTAGCGAAAAACCACAAAACCCTTGAAGAAGTATCATCGCAACAGTCCACGCAGACGCTATCGCCTGCGTCTCCAACACCAACATCGACATACAGTTCTTTGGATGCTAGCGGACAATTCGCAGGAATGTCCCCACCAGCAATGCCCACACAGGCACACAAAAACCACTTCATACAGTTCACCACTAAAATCCAACCTCGTCCTTTCGAGCCAACTCGCAATGATTTGACCACTCAAGCATCCACAAAACCTGGTTTCTCATCCTGGGTTAAAGCTCAAAATGCAGATTTGCATACGCCAGCTGAGACAATGTTGGTGAATGTGAAATCTGCCCTTAATTCTCAGACTCCATCGAAGTCGCGTACAAAtgcaaaatatttaacaaaaatactGGCATCGAATTTAAGAGAACTTTTGCAGAAAGAGCACGCTTCTTCGCCAAAGCTAAAGAACAGTCCAAATGCGTTGAGCATAGATCTACATGCCTTGCAAAAGAACATTGATGATTGGACAGAGCAGGAATATACCTCATTATCACATCGCCCTAGCACACCTACAATATTGGGCAGATCCAAGCATATACCAAAGGAATTTCTGCCATCAACAACCATTACCAGTACCAGCTCGGCAATAGTGAAGCCTCAAAGGCAATCGAAAACCACCAAGGGATTTCTAGATGCTTCCGAGCTACCGGCGTCCGTAAATAGCCTAGAACCATTGTACGAAAGAGCAAGTACGAAACGTTTCCAATACACAGCCATAAACGACAACCATATTCAGGACATCTATGACAGCCAGGAAATGATCAAGTATACAACAACTACTCCCCAAACTCCTATAAGTGTCACTCCAACGACCTCGAGCTCTACCACGACGACAACGACGACTGGTCGTCCCTTATATCACATAGATATGATTGATCAAGAACCTGAGGAACTTTGGCGAAAGGCCAAAGTATCCATATCGCCCAAAACAAAGGAGAAAGTTTATGTGGTAACACCACAGCCCGTTTTCTTCCCCCAAAGACAGATTCCAGCAACATCTACTACGGAACGACCATTCGATGGATTAGGTAGTGCTTTTAAATCACCCAGGTTTTTAGTTAGACCTACTCCCGGAAATG gtACCAACGAAGGCAGCCCGAGGCACAAGTTTGATTCATCCCAAGAGCATTACAGCAGTAGTTCCTTCTTTATTCCCGATCAGCTCGGTTTGAGAGGTCTGTCGGCGTATGTTCCCTCGCAACCGGTTGAAATCATCGATGGCAATTCCAAA GTTCTGAAGATTGTGAAATCACCAAAAAATCTGGAAACAACCACCTCGCCTCAGAATATAATGGATCTAACcaaggaaaaatttgtcaactccAAGAAAAAGACTAAAATTGAACCCTCGCCTAGATAA